One window from the genome of Drosophila albomicans strain 15112-1751.03 chromosome 2L, ASM965048v2, whole genome shotgun sequence encodes:
- the LOC117563679 gene encoding ATP-binding cassette subfamily G member 4 isoform X1: MEMDASVKTTTYSQSGSSIDYSSDINAISVELPEPDDYQSLNGFKYLPAWPAVNLEFSGLTFEVPDENNAPKTKKILRDIHGEFRSHELSAIMGPSGAGKTTLLNLLAGFGSFSSSGEILVNNNPRDMRIFRKMSRYIMQTDILDLQFTVSELMLLAANLKLGNELKLEQKIEVIDEILGMLRLKGAQHTKTDKISGGERKRLSIALELVNNPPILFLDEPTTGLDDLSSSQCITLLKMLASGGRTVICSIHTPSAKIFEMIDKVYVLAEGQCIYQGSGVNIVRYMNHIGLSCPLTYNPADFIIEVACHEYGNGYHNQMVEAVRNGRVFRWSPSTEDGKKTPTKSDTTSGASTFYEIDQFEEEMNPELLISKSSWWMQYKLLLVRMMIQMWRDKSHIKLKFYMNIILALIVGGLYQGVGRQASKALFNFGFMFTIVIAYLYLPMMPVLLQFPTEIKLLKREYFNQWYRLSSYYAAMLSAKLPSMFILAVIYLSIVYLMSSQPLEWFRFIMLFIIAFLTALTSDSFGLLISSRLSLVNGMFMGPVLAVPLILLSIYGIGYGKDAYISPIMRFLMSLSFLRHGMEGLVAALYDYGRGDTICEDSEMFCMFKKSQFLLMFLGFENMHYLWSVCCLIAFYLFFTVAAYILIRKRLKRTETNHIGAYVLQLLTKYFNFTSYNY; encoded by the exons ATGGAAATGGATGCTAGTGTTAAGACCACCACATACTCTCAAAGTGGTAGTTCAATAGATTACAGTAGCGATATCAATGCTATTAGTGTAGAACTACCCGAACCAGATGATTATCAATCTTTGAAtggctttaaatatttgcctgCCTGGCCAGCTGTTAACTTGGAGTTTTCAGGTCTTACATTCGAAGTGCCTGACGAAAATAATg CtccaaaaacaaagaaaatctTACGTGACATTCATGGGGAGTTCCGTTCCCATGAGCTGAGTGCAATTATGGGGCCATCCGGTGCAGGGAAAACCACACTATTAAACTTATTGGCAGGATTCGG CTCTTTTAGTTCATCTGGAGAAATTCTAGTTAATAACAACCCGCGTGATATGAGAATCTTTCGCAAAATGTCTAGATACATTATGCAG ACGGATATTCTCGACCTACAGTTCACAGTTAGCGAATTAATGTTATTAGCCGCCAACTTGAAACTTGGAAACGAATTAAAATtagaacaaaaaattgaagtg ATAGATGAAATATTAGGAATGCTACGCTTAAAAGGTgctcaacacacaaaaactgaTAAAATCTCTGGAGGTGAACGGAAACGTCTTTCCATTGCATTGGAATTAGTTAACAACCCACCAATATTATTTCTAGACGAACCAACAAC aGGCCTGGACGATCTGTCTAGTTCCCAATGCATAACATTGCTGAAAATGTTGGCATCCGGTGGACGCACCGTCATTTGCTCTATACATACACCCTCGGCTAAGATTTTTGAAATGATTGACAAAGTCTACGTTCTCGCTGAAGGACAGTGCATCTACCAAGGGAGCGGTGTAAACATTGTCCGCTACATGAATCACATAGGACTATCATGTCCGCTCACCTACAACCCTGCAGACTTCATAATTGAAGTAGCATGTCATGAATACGGAAATGGATATCATAATCAGATGGTAGAAGCTGTACGCAATGGCAGAGTCTTCCGCTGGTCTCCATCCACGGAAGATGGTAAGAAGACTCCAACCAAATCAGATACAACGTCAGGAGCCTCAACGTTCTACGAAATTGATCAGTTCGAGGAAGAAATGAACCCAGAACTATTAATATCGAAATCAAGTTGGTGGATGCAGTATAAGTTACTGCTTGTGCGAATGATGATACAAATGTGGAGAGACAAA TCGCACATCAAACTGAAATTCTATATGAACATCATTCTTGCTCTAATTGTTGGTGGACTTTATCAGGGAGTGGGTCGTCAAGCTTCTAAAGCTCTTTTCAATTTCGGATTTATGTTCACCATTGTGATAGCCTATTTATATTTGCCAATGATGCCGGTGCTACTACAAT ttcCGACCGagatcaaattattaaaacgtGAATACTTTAACCAGTGGTATCGATTGAGCTCCTATTACGCCGCTATGCTCTCTGCCAAATTACCTTCAATGTTTATCTTGGCTGTTATTTATCTATCAATAGTGTATTTAATGTCGAGCCAGCCTCTGGAATGGTTTCGATTTATCATGCTCTTCATTATCGCTTTTCTAACGGCTCTCACTTCGGACAGCTTTGGCTTGCTGATCTCCAGTAGGCTCAGCTTAGTG AATGGCATGTTCATGGGACCTGTTCTTGCTGTCCCATTAATCTTACTTTCCATTTATGGCATTGGTTATGGCAAGGATGCCTACATTTCCCCGATCATGCGATTTCTAATGTCGCTCAGTTTCTTACGACACGGTATGGAAGGATTAGTGGCCGCTTTATACGACTATGGAAGAGGGGATACTATATGTGAGGATTCGGAAATGTTTTGTATGTTCAAAAAATCAcagtttttgttgatgttccTCGGGTTTGAAAACATGCATTACTTATGGTCCGTCTGTTGCCTAATTGCATTTTATCTTTTCTTCACCGTTGCTGCCTACATATTGATACGGAAACGATTGAAAAGAACAGAGACAAATCATATCGGTGCTTATGTCTTACAACTCTTGACAAAATACTTCAATTTCACTTCCTATAATTATTAG
- the LOC117563679 gene encoding ATP-binding cassette subfamily G member 4 isoform X2 — MEMDASVKTTTYSQSGSSIDYSSDINAISVELPEPDDYQSLNGFKYLPAWPAVNLEFSGLTFEVPDENNAPKTKKILRDIHGEFRSHELSAIMGPSGAGKTTLLNLLAGFGSFSSSGEILVNNNPRDMRIFRKMSRYIMQTDILDLQFTVSELMLLAANLKLGNELKLEQKIEVIDEILGMLRLKGAQHTKTDKISGGERKRLSIALELVNNPPILFLDEPTTGLDDLSSSQCITLLKMLASGGRTVICSIHTPSAKIFEMIDKVYVLAEGQCIYQGSGVNIVRYMNHIGLSCPLTYNPADFIIEVACHEYGNGYHNQMVEAVRNGRVFRWSPSTEDGKKTPTKSDTTSGASTFYEIDQFEEEMNPELLISKSSWWMQYKLLLVRMMIQMWRDKSHIKLKFYMNIILALIVGGLYQGVGRQASKALFNFGFMFTIVIAYLYLPMMPVLLQFPTEIKLLKREYFNQWYRLSSYYAAMLSAKLPSMFILAVIYLSIVYLMSSQPLEWFRFIMLFIIAFLTALTSDSFGLLISSRLSLVNGMFMGPVLAVPLILLSIYGIGYGKDAYISPIMRFLMSLSFLRHGMEGLVAALYDYGRGDTICEDSEMFCIPLFIRRNQCGKIPGIKVER, encoded by the exons ATGGAAATGGATGCTAGTGTTAAGACCACCACATACTCTCAAAGTGGTAGTTCAATAGATTACAGTAGCGATATCAATGCTATTAGTGTAGAACTACCCGAACCAGATGATTATCAATCTTTGAAtggctttaaatatttgcctgCCTGGCCAGCTGTTAACTTGGAGTTTTCAGGTCTTACATTCGAAGTGCCTGACGAAAATAATg CtccaaaaacaaagaaaatctTACGTGACATTCATGGGGAGTTCCGTTCCCATGAGCTGAGTGCAATTATGGGGCCATCCGGTGCAGGGAAAACCACACTATTAAACTTATTGGCAGGATTCGG CTCTTTTAGTTCATCTGGAGAAATTCTAGTTAATAACAACCCGCGTGATATGAGAATCTTTCGCAAAATGTCTAGATACATTATGCAG ACGGATATTCTCGACCTACAGTTCACAGTTAGCGAATTAATGTTATTAGCCGCCAACTTGAAACTTGGAAACGAATTAAAATtagaacaaaaaattgaagtg ATAGATGAAATATTAGGAATGCTACGCTTAAAAGGTgctcaacacacaaaaactgaTAAAATCTCTGGAGGTGAACGGAAACGTCTTTCCATTGCATTGGAATTAGTTAACAACCCACCAATATTATTTCTAGACGAACCAACAAC aGGCCTGGACGATCTGTCTAGTTCCCAATGCATAACATTGCTGAAAATGTTGGCATCCGGTGGACGCACCGTCATTTGCTCTATACATACACCCTCGGCTAAGATTTTTGAAATGATTGACAAAGTCTACGTTCTCGCTGAAGGACAGTGCATCTACCAAGGGAGCGGTGTAAACATTGTCCGCTACATGAATCACATAGGACTATCATGTCCGCTCACCTACAACCCTGCAGACTTCATAATTGAAGTAGCATGTCATGAATACGGAAATGGATATCATAATCAGATGGTAGAAGCTGTACGCAATGGCAGAGTCTTCCGCTGGTCTCCATCCACGGAAGATGGTAAGAAGACTCCAACCAAATCAGATACAACGTCAGGAGCCTCAACGTTCTACGAAATTGATCAGTTCGAGGAAGAAATGAACCCAGAACTATTAATATCGAAATCAAGTTGGTGGATGCAGTATAAGTTACTGCTTGTGCGAATGATGATACAAATGTGGAGAGACAAA TCGCACATCAAACTGAAATTCTATATGAACATCATTCTTGCTCTAATTGTTGGTGGACTTTATCAGGGAGTGGGTCGTCAAGCTTCTAAAGCTCTTTTCAATTTCGGATTTATGTTCACCATTGTGATAGCCTATTTATATTTGCCAATGATGCCGGTGCTACTACAAT ttcCGACCGagatcaaattattaaaacgtGAATACTTTAACCAGTGGTATCGATTGAGCTCCTATTACGCCGCTATGCTCTCTGCCAAATTACCTTCAATGTTTATCTTGGCTGTTATTTATCTATCAATAGTGTATTTAATGTCGAGCCAGCCTCTGGAATGGTTTCGATTTATCATGCTCTTCATTATCGCTTTTCTAACGGCTCTCACTTCGGACAGCTTTGGCTTGCTGATCTCCAGTAGGCTCAGCTTAGTG AATGGCATGTTCATGGGACCTGTTCTTGCTGTCCCATTAATCTTACTTTCCATTTATGGCATTGGTTATGGCAAGGATGCCTACATTTCCCCGATCATGCGATTTCTAATGTCGCTCAGTTTCTTACGACACGGTATGGAAGGATTAGTGGCCGCTTTATACGACTATGGAAGAGGGGATACTATATGTGAGGATTCGGAAATGTTTT
- the LOC117563679 gene encoding ATP-binding cassette subfamily G member 4 isoform X3 — protein MEMDASVKTTTYSQSGSSIDYSSDINAISVELPEPDDYQSLNGFKYLPAWPAVNLEFSGLTFEVPDENNAPKTKKILRDIHGEFRSHELSAIMGPSGAGKTTLLNLLAGFGSFSSSGEILVNNNPRDMRIFRKMSRYIMQTDILDLQFTVSELMLLAANLKLGNELKLEQKIEVIDEILGMLRLKGAQHTKTDKISGGERKRLSIALELVNNPPILFLDEPTTGLDDLSSSQCITLLKMLASGGRTVICSIHTPSAKIFEMIDKVYVLAEGQCIYQGSGVNIVRYMNHIGLSCPLTYNPADFIIEVACHEYGNGYHNQMVEAVRNGRVFRWSPSTEDGKKTPTKSDTTSGASTFYEIDQFEEEMNPELLISKSSWWMQYKLLLVRMMIQMWRDKFRPRSNY, from the exons ATGGAAATGGATGCTAGTGTTAAGACCACCACATACTCTCAAAGTGGTAGTTCAATAGATTACAGTAGCGATATCAATGCTATTAGTGTAGAACTACCCGAACCAGATGATTATCAATCTTTGAAtggctttaaatatttgcctgCCTGGCCAGCTGTTAACTTGGAGTTTTCAGGTCTTACATTCGAAGTGCCTGACGAAAATAATg CtccaaaaacaaagaaaatctTACGTGACATTCATGGGGAGTTCCGTTCCCATGAGCTGAGTGCAATTATGGGGCCATCCGGTGCAGGGAAAACCACACTATTAAACTTATTGGCAGGATTCGG CTCTTTTAGTTCATCTGGAGAAATTCTAGTTAATAACAACCCGCGTGATATGAGAATCTTTCGCAAAATGTCTAGATACATTATGCAG ACGGATATTCTCGACCTACAGTTCACAGTTAGCGAATTAATGTTATTAGCCGCCAACTTGAAACTTGGAAACGAATTAAAATtagaacaaaaaattgaagtg ATAGATGAAATATTAGGAATGCTACGCTTAAAAGGTgctcaacacacaaaaactgaTAAAATCTCTGGAGGTGAACGGAAACGTCTTTCCATTGCATTGGAATTAGTTAACAACCCACCAATATTATTTCTAGACGAACCAACAAC aGGCCTGGACGATCTGTCTAGTTCCCAATGCATAACATTGCTGAAAATGTTGGCATCCGGTGGACGCACCGTCATTTGCTCTATACATACACCCTCGGCTAAGATTTTTGAAATGATTGACAAAGTCTACGTTCTCGCTGAAGGACAGTGCATCTACCAAGGGAGCGGTGTAAACATTGTCCGCTACATGAATCACATAGGACTATCATGTCCGCTCACCTACAACCCTGCAGACTTCATAATTGAAGTAGCATGTCATGAATACGGAAATGGATATCATAATCAGATGGTAGAAGCTGTACGCAATGGCAGAGTCTTCCGCTGGTCTCCATCCACGGAAGATGGTAAGAAGACTCCAACCAAATCAGATACAACGTCAGGAGCCTCAACGTTCTACGAAATTGATCAGTTCGAGGAAGAAATGAACCCAGAACTATTAATATCGAAATCAAGTTGGTGGATGCAGTATAAGTTACTGCTTGTGCGAATGATGATACAAATGTGGAGAGACAAA ttcCGACCGagatcaaattattaa